Proteins from one Pseudomonadota bacterium genomic window:
- a CDS encoding response regulator: protein MRLGILIVDDEEGIRRSLSRILREDGYTVQSATNGEEALTIVRQNPHNFDIVICDLIMPGMDGIKTIEELNKLHQGITKIILTGYGTLESSIKAIENGIDGFITKPFENKEIKWKVKEYYIKRRMRQFISPEIFNELIDEPEHLEPKISHLTILFSDIRGFTQLSSKIPPAELASLLNKYYFQPMSEIVLKHRGIVDKYIGDSIMALFGAPVYHDNHEENAVKCAVEMVKKMKAEDPGFQMGIGISTGYVVTGILGSINKREYTALGMPVNVAARLQKLAAAGEIIISEETKAKLDSKLPFEKLGSIVIATHYMPTVYYKWTGNGQI, encoded by the coding sequence ATGCGCTTGGGAATCCTTATCGTAGACGACGAGGAGGGCATAAGAAGGTCGCTTTCGAGAATACTTAGAGAAGACGGTTACACAGTCCAATCTGCAACAAACGGGGAAGAAGCTCTAACAATAGTCCGACAGAATCCTCACAATTTTGATATTGTTATCTGCGATCTCATCATGCCAGGGATGGACGGCATAAAAACAATCGAAGAATTAAATAAGCTGCATCAAGGTATTACAAAGATAATTCTCACAGGCTACGGCACACTGGAATCATCAATAAAAGCGATAGAAAACGGCATAGACGGATTTATCACAAAGCCTTTTGAAAATAAAGAGATCAAATGGAAGGTAAAGGAATATTATATAAAAAGGAGGATGAGACAGTTCATTTCGCCAGAAATATTCAATGAACTTATCGACGAACCTGAGCACCTTGAACCAAAGATCTCTCATTTAACGATCCTTTTTTCAGACATAAGAGGTTTTACACAGCTTTCATCCAAAATACCGCCGGCTGAGCTCGCTTCTTTGCTCAACAAATATTATTTCCAGCCGATGAGTGAGATAGTATTAAAACATAGAGGAATCGTTGACAAATATATCGGCGACAGCATCATGGCTTTGTTTGGAGCGCCTGTATACCATGATAATCATGAAGAAAATGCAGTGAAGTGCGCAGTTGAAATGGTAAAAAAGATGAAAGCAGAGGACCCAGGATTTCAAATGGGCATAGGAATAAGCACGGGCTATGTTGTTACAGGTATTCTGGGTTCAATCAACAAGAGAGAATATACAGCTCTCGGAATGCCGGTTAATGTAGCTGCCAGACTCCAAAAGCTTGCAGCCGCCGGTGAAATAATCATTTCAGAAGAAACGAAGGCAAAACTGGACAGCAAATTGCCCTTTGAAAAACTCGGTTCTATCGTAATTGCAACACATTATATGCCCACCGTTTATTACAAATGGACCGGAAATGGTCAGATTTAA
- a CDS encoding bifunctional (p)ppGpp synthetase/guanosine-3',5'-bis(diphosphate) 3'-pyrophosphohydrolase produces the protein MVRFNDIVEEILRYNPQADIKILEKAYVFSAQAHKGQTRLSGEPYLTHPLAVAYTLTVMNLDVPSVVSGLLHDTIEDSYVSKKDIEEYFGQEVAELVDGVTKIGQIQLRTSEDSRVENLRKMILAMSKDIRVILIKLADRYHNMQTLNFLPSEKQVIIARETLEIYAPLAHRLGIEWIKGELEDEAFKYLYALEYKTISEKIAKKKQERDAYINDVIELLKDKFDQYKLHAEVSGRAKRLYSIYRKMQQEKLELDNIYDLTAFRVTVDSVRECYLALGLIHAFFKPIPGKFSDFIGIPKANMYQSLHTKVIGPHGENIEIQIRTHEMHRLAEEGIAAHWKYKEGKVFDPKEDKVFAWLRRIIESQQELKSNKEFLEIFKIDLFPDEIYVFTPRGEVRELPKDATPVDFAYAIHTELGNKCVGAKINGKLVPLRYALKSGDTVEILSNPTHKPSKDWLGFVKTSRAKTKIRQWIKAEQREQSIELGKILIEKELSKHDLSYSKLLKTGDLLTSAKDFGFETLDDFFASIGYGLHTPHQVLGKLIPESEKPGKLKQLISSIKRPKDTSIKVKGIDDGMVVRFAKCCNPIPGDKIFGFITRGRGITVHTEDCSNTHTYDEQRKVEVSWELDKSFTYPVKLKISGDDRKGLISDISAVMAASKVNIISASAMTYPDRSAAGIFEIEIGNMSQLQKIMKSVQKIKGVRSVERMRGAG, from the coding sequence ATGGTCAGATTTAACGACATTGTAGAAGAGATACTGCGATACAATCCCCAGGCAGATATAAAGATACTTGAAAAAGCCTATGTTTTTTCTGCACAGGCGCATAAAGGTCAAACCAGGTTATCCGGCGAGCCATACCTTACACACCCCCTTGCAGTAGCCTATACATTAACAGTAATGAACCTCGATGTACCAAGTGTAGTTTCAGGTCTACTCCATGACACCATAGAAGACTCCTATGTGAGCAAGAAAGATATCGAAGAATATTTCGGACAGGAAGTTGCAGAGCTTGTAGACGGCGTAACAAAAATCGGCCAGATTCAGTTAAGAACATCGGAGGATTCAAGGGTTGAGAACTTACGGAAGATGATCCTTGCGATGAGCAAAGACATCAGAGTAATACTTATAAAATTGGCCGACAGATACCATAACATGCAAACCTTAAACTTTCTACCTTCAGAAAAGCAGGTTATAATTGCCAGAGAAACTCTTGAAATTTATGCCCCTCTTGCCCACAGGCTCGGGATAGAATGGATAAAGGGAGAGCTTGAAGACGAAGCCTTCAAATATCTTTATGCCTTGGAATACAAAACCATATCGGAAAAAATAGCAAAGAAAAAACAAGAAAGGGATGCATATATTAATGATGTAATAGAACTGCTTAAGGATAAATTTGACCAGTATAAATTGCATGCCGAGGTATCAGGCAGGGCAAAGCGGCTATACAGTATATACAGGAAAATGCAACAGGAAAAACTGGAACTGGATAACATATACGATCTGACCGCATTCAGGGTCACTGTAGACAGTGTCAGGGAGTGCTATTTGGCCCTCGGTTTAATTCATGCCTTTTTTAAGCCGATACCCGGCAAGTTCAGCGATTTTATTGGCATACCCAAGGCAAACATGTACCAGTCCCTCCACACGAAAGTAATAGGGCCTCATGGTGAAAATATAGAAATCCAGATAAGAACCCATGAGATGCACCGCCTTGCAGAGGAAGGCATTGCAGCCCACTGGAAATACAAGGAAGGCAAGGTATTTGACCCGAAAGAAGACAAGGTATTTGCCTGGCTCAGAAGAATCATTGAATCGCAGCAGGAATTAAAAAGCAATAAAGAGTTCCTGGAGATATTCAAGATAGACCTCTTCCCTGATGAAATCTATGTATTTACCCCAAGAGGTGAAGTAAGGGAGCTTCCGAAAGATGCAACACCGGTAGATTTTGCCTATGCGATACACACAGAACTTGGAAATAAATGTGTCGGGGCAAAGATAAACGGCAAACTCGTCCCTTTGCGATATGCGCTGAAAAGCGGTGATACAGTTGAAATCCTTTCGAATCCAACCCATAAGCCAAGTAAGGACTGGCTTGGCTTTGTAAAAACATCAAGAGCAAAAACCAAGATACGGCAGTGGATAAAAGCAGAGCAGAGAGAACAAAGCATAGAACTCGGCAAAATCCTGATAGAAAAAGAGCTGTCCAAACATGACCTGAGCTATTCCAAGCTATTGAAAACAGGGGATCTTTTGACCAGTGCTAAGGATTTTGGTTTTGAAACACTGGACGATTTTTTCGCAAGTATAGGTTATGGTTTACATACCCCGCATCAGGTACTCGGTAAGCTTATCCCTGAAAGCGAAAAACCAGGCAAGTTAAAACAGTTGATAAGCTCAATAAAACGGCCTAAAGACACTTCCATTAAGGTTAAAGGTATCGATGACGGGATGGTCGTAAGATTTGCAAAATGCTGCAACCCTATACCCGGAGATAAGATCTTCGGTTTCATTACCCGCGGCAGGGGCATAACGGTACACACCGAGGATTGTTCAAACACCCATACATACGATGAACAGAGAAAGGTCGAAGTTTCATGGGAACTGGATAAAAGTTTTACATATCCGGTAAAACTGAAAATATCCGGAGATGACAGAAAGGGTCTCATATCCGATATCAGCGCAGTCATGGCTGCAAGTAAAGTTAATATTATCAGTGCAAGCGCCATGACTTACCCTGACAGGTCAGCAGCAGGCATTTTTGAAATAGAAATAGGAAATATGTCGCAGCTTCAAAAAATAATGAAATCAGTTCAAAAGATTAAAGGTGTAAGATCTGTCGAAAGGATGCGGGGAGCAGGATAA
- a CDS encoding MoaD/ThiS family protein, with the protein MIEINFNETLSFGRQHDTPGTTDMHVIVKLFATFRKDRFDVKTFELPDGVTVGEIIDKVNIPVTEVALIFINSRHSSLETKLSEGDTLALFPPIGGG; encoded by the coding sequence ATGATAGAGATAAATTTCAATGAGACATTATCATTTGGCAGACAACACGATACCCCTGGAACGACCGATATGCATGTGATTGTCAAATTATTTGCAACATTCCGGAAAGACCGGTTCGATGTGAAGACGTTTGAACTTCCCGATGGAGTAACAGTAGGAGAAATTATCGACAAGGTCAATATTCCTGTAACAGAGGTCGCCCTAATCTTTATCAACAGTCGTCACAGCAGTTTAGAAACAAAGCTTTCCGAGGGTGATACGCTGGCCTTGTTCCCTCCCATAGGAGGCGGCTAA
- the rpmB gene encoding 50S ribosomal protein L28, whose amino-acid sequence MARVCDLCGKGKQIGFNVSHANNRTKKQWLPNLQTIKIVKDGVTKKVKACTRCIKKGNFQKAA is encoded by the coding sequence ATGGCACGTGTATGTGATTTATGTGGAAAAGGCAAGCAGATCGGCTTCAACGTGAGCCATGCCAACAATAGAACTAAAAAACAGTGGCTTCCGAATTTACAGACTATTAAAATTGTGAAGGACGGAGTAACAAAGAAAGTTAAAGCCTGTACAAGGTGCATTAAGAAAGGCAATTTCCAGAAAGCAGCATAA
- a CDS encoding aldehyde ferredoxin oxidoreductase — protein sequence MDKILRVNMGAKGGPKFTVEPIGVYTGLGGRALTSAIVSKEVPPTCHPLSGTNKIVIAPGLLSGSIAAMSGRISVGCKSPLTGGIKESNSGGQPSQVLARLGYAAIVLEGKPEGDDLYTIYINKEGVKITVNNDLRMLGNYDTVSKMKEKFGDKIACISIGPAGEMRLPAASVAFTDMELRPARHAGRGGPGAVMGSKGVKVIVLDDTDMPMRQPKDPERFKEANKVFIEGLLKHGVTGQALPAYGTNVLANILNEAGAYPTYNFKQGTFAGVAKISGETEAALETERGGVPTHACHRGCVIRCSGIYNDKDGHYLSKQPEYETVWAHGADCGIDDMDKIAMLDFLDDNYGLDTIEMGTTIGVAMEAGFLKFGDADGAINLIHEVGKGTPLGRIIGSGAALTGKVFGVERVPVVKGQAMPAYDPRAVKGLGVTYATSPMGADHTAGYATTANILKVGGFVDPLKPQGQVELSRNLQIATAAIDSTGMCLFIAFAILDQPETFQALIDLLNAFCGLSFTGNDVTEYGKKVLTMERDFNIRAGFTKEQDRLPEFFKTQEIPPHNVVFDVSDEELDEVFNW from the coding sequence ATGGACAAGATTTTACGAGTCAATATGGGAGCCAAGGGCGGTCCAAAGTTTACTGTTGAGCCAATCGGCGTGTACACTGGTTTGGGGGGTCGGGCACTTACATCTGCTATTGTTTCTAAAGAAGTTCCCCCTACCTGTCATCCATTAAGTGGGACTAACAAAATCGTCATTGCGCCCGGTCTGTTAAGCGGAAGCATTGCCGCCATGTCGGGAAGAATTTCCGTGGGATGTAAAAGCCCGCTCACAGGTGGTATCAAGGAATCAAACTCAGGCGGACAACCTTCGCAAGTCCTCGCGCGCCTGGGATACGCGGCAATCGTCCTCGAGGGGAAACCCGAAGGTGATGACCTCTATACAATATACATAAATAAGGAGGGCGTGAAAATTACCGTCAACAACGATCTCCGGATGCTCGGAAATTATGATACGGTCTCAAAAATGAAAGAAAAGTTTGGAGACAAGATCGCCTGCATTTCAATAGGCCCTGCTGGAGAAATGCGGCTTCCTGCAGCGTCTGTGGCTTTCACTGACATGGAACTAAGACCGGCACGACATGCCGGCCGTGGGGGACCCGGCGCGGTCATGGGCTCAAAGGGTGTAAAGGTGATTGTCCTTGATGACACAGACATGCCCATGCGTCAGCCAAAAGATCCCGAGAGATTTAAGGAAGCAAACAAGGTTTTTATAGAGGGGCTGCTGAAACATGGCGTCACAGGTCAAGCGCTTCCTGCCTACGGGACAAATGTGTTGGCAAATATCCTCAATGAAGCAGGCGCCTATCCCACATATAATTTTAAACAAGGGACCTTCGCCGGTGTTGCGAAGATAAGCGGCGAGACCGAGGCAGCCCTTGAGACGGAGAGGGGCGGCGTACCGACCCACGCCTGTCATCGCGGGTGCGTCATCCGTTGTTCAGGGATATATAACGATAAGGACGGACACTACCTGAGTAAGCAACCGGAATACGAGACAGTATGGGCCCATGGAGCTGACTGTGGCATTGACGATATGGATAAGATCGCCATGCTCGATTTCCTCGACGATAATTACGGACTTGATACGATAGAAATGGGGACCACCATCGGGGTTGCTATGGAAGCCGGGTTTCTCAAGTTCGGCGATGCCGACGGCGCAATCAATCTGATACACGAAGTGGGGAAAGGAACTCCGCTCGGCCGCATTATCGGGAGCGGTGCTGCGCTGACCGGTAAAGTATTCGGCGTCGAAAGAGTCCCCGTTGTCAAGGGCCAGGCAATGCCCGCCTATGATCCCCGAGCGGTGAAAGGATTGGGTGTGACCTATGCCACAAGTCCCATGGGCGCTGACCACACAGCCGGTTATGCAACAACGGCCAATATCCTGAAGGTGGGTGGATTTGTTGATCCTTTGAAACCACAGGGACAGGTGGAACTTTCCCGGAATCTTCAGATTGCCACGGCAGCAATCGATTCGACAGGCATGTGTCTCTTCATCGCTTTTGCCATACTTGATCAACCGGAAACATTTCAGGCGCTCATTGATCTGCTCAATGCCTTCTGCGGCCTCAGCTTCACCGGCAATGATGTTACGGAATATGGGAAAAAGGTCCTCACAATGGAGAGAGATTTCAATATTCGGGCAGGCTTTACAAAAGAGCAGGACAGATTGCCTGAATTTTTCAAGACCCAGGAAATTCCTCCTCATAATGTGGTCTTCGACGTTTCCGATGAGGAACTTGACGAGGTATTCAACTGGTAA
- a CDS encoding ATP-dependent RecD-like DNA helicase, protein MYNEKVQLELKGQIERITYYNEENGYTIAKMKVQGRTDMVAIVGTLFSIIPGEVVKLSGYWDRHPKYGEQFKIVSYETIMPATVKGIEKYLGSGMIKGIGPVMAKRLVTKFGNDTLDIIENEIERLHEVQGIAEKRVEMIKTAWEEQKDIRDVMVFLQGNGVSPAYAMKIYRQYGKDSVRVVSENPYRLAMDIFGIGFITADRIAEKLGIPKDSQIRAEAGILYVLHELSDEGHVYYPCKPLVKKCSETLMVEESGISSALDAITAEKKVVIEEGETDEKPVYLAKFHVSECGVARQLKNLLSFPKQLRLVNIDQAIEWVQKILKIALSVKQIEALQGSINSKVMVITGGPGTGKTTIINAIIKIYQRMGQKVLLSAPTGRAAKRMTEATGHEAKTIHRLLEYSPGTGDFKKNESNTLEADLIIIDEASMVDTILMYHFLKAVSLKATLIFVGDVDQLPSVGAGNVLKDIIDARCLPVVRLNEIFRQSRESMIIVNAHRINSGEMPLFRGGEGYLHDFYFFAIEEPEKVLEKIVYLCKEGVPSRFGYDPLNAIQILTPMHKGVVGVSNLNAELQKELNPEKDEIIRGGRIFRTGDKVLQIRNNYDKDVYNGDIGRVKEIDRETQEVRVDFDGRLVSYEYAELDEIVLAYAISVHKSQGSEYPVVIMPLLTQHYMLLQRNLLYTGITRGKKLVILVGTRKALAIAINNNKPQMRYTMLKKRLMPDRSQ, encoded by the coding sequence ATGTACAACGAAAAGGTGCAATTGGAACTGAAAGGACAGATAGAGCGGATTACTTATTACAATGAAGAGAACGGGTACACGATTGCAAAAATGAAGGTGCAGGGTAGAACTGATATGGTTGCGATAGTGGGCACCCTCTTTTCCATAATTCCCGGCGAAGTGGTGAAGCTTTCAGGTTATTGGGACAGACATCCGAAATACGGCGAGCAGTTCAAGATAGTATCTTATGAAACAATCATGCCTGCAACTGTAAAGGGCATAGAAAAGTACCTTGGGTCCGGTATGATTAAGGGCATAGGCCCTGTTATGGCAAAAAGGCTTGTGACGAAATTCGGGAATGACACTCTTGATATTATTGAGAACGAAATTGAGAGGCTCCATGAGGTCCAGGGTATAGCTGAAAAAAGAGTTGAGATGATTAAGACAGCATGGGAAGAGCAAAAGGATATACGGGATGTCATGGTATTTTTGCAGGGCAATGGGGTGAGCCCTGCCTATGCAATGAAAATATATAGACAGTATGGCAAAGACTCGGTCAGAGTAGTAAGCGAAAACCCTTACAGGCTTGCCATGGATATATTCGGCATCGGTTTTATCACAGCCGACAGAATAGCGGAAAAGCTCGGCATACCGAAGGATTCACAGATCAGGGCAGAGGCAGGGATACTCTATGTATTGCATGAATTGTCTGATGAAGGCCACGTCTACTATCCTTGCAAACCCCTTGTTAAAAAATGCAGTGAGACTCTAATGGTTGAAGAATCAGGTATTTCTTCTGCCCTCGATGCCATTACTGCAGAAAAAAAGGTGGTTATAGAGGAAGGTGAAACAGATGAAAAGCCTGTTTATTTAGCAAAATTTCATGTGTCAGAGTGTGGTGTTGCGCGACAGTTAAAAAATCTTCTTTCATTTCCTAAACAATTGAGGCTTGTCAACATTGATCAGGCGATTGAGTGGGTGCAGAAGATATTGAAAATTGCTCTTTCCGTGAAACAGATTGAAGCACTCCAGGGTTCGATAAACAGTAAGGTAATGGTGATAACGGGCGGACCCGGAACCGGTAAAACTACGATAATCAACGCAATTATTAAAATTTATCAACGGATGGGTCAGAAGGTGCTGCTGTCGGCGCCGACGGGCAGAGCTGCTAAGAGAATGACCGAGGCAACAGGGCATGAAGCAAAGACAATACACAGACTTCTTGAATATAGCCCCGGCACCGGAGACTTTAAAAAGAACGAGTCAAACACTCTGGAAGCCGACCTGATTATCATAGATGAGGCGTCAATGGTAGATACCATACTCATGTATCATTTTCTCAAGGCAGTGTCCTTGAAGGCGACTTTGATCTTTGTAGGGGACGTGGATCAGTTGCCTTCTGTCGGCGCGGGTAATGTATTAAAGGATATTATTGATGCTCGTTGTCTGCCTGTAGTCAGATTGAATGAAATATTCAGGCAATCCAGGGAGAGCATGATTATTGTAAATGCACACAGAATAAACAGCGGCGAAATGCCTCTTTTCAGAGGCGGTGAAGGGTATCTCCATGATTTTTATTTTTTTGCAATCGAGGAACCCGAAAAGGTGCTGGAAAAGATTGTGTATCTATGCAAAGAAGGTGTACCGTCACGGTTCGGATACGATCCCCTGAATGCTATCCAGATACTCACTCCTATGCATAAAGGTGTTGTAGGTGTTTCAAACCTCAATGCAGAGCTTCAGAAAGAACTTAATCCGGAAAAGGATGAAATCATCCGCGGCGGTAGAATATTCAGGACTGGAGACAAGGTACTTCAGATAAGGAACAATTATGACAAGGATGTTTATAACGGCGACATCGGCAGAGTCAAAGAGATTGACAGGGAAACGCAGGAAGTGAGGGTTGATTTTGACGGCAGGCTTGTTTCGTATGAGTATGCCGAACTGGATGAGATCGTTCTTGCCTATGCAATATCAGTACACAAGTCTCAGGGCAGCGAATATCCGGTGGTAATCATGCCGCTGC